In Antedon mediterranea chromosome 10, ecAntMedi1.1, whole genome shotgun sequence, one genomic interval encodes:
- the LOC140060082 gene encoding anaphase-promoting complex subunit 1-like — protein MIAASDPQDFVPFGRGFCGRHPGGLSLSRPSSPVHDADIPIAAFRDVRIHDKLKETWRLRSSKTSDKLVSDEELYIHGSTVVWSKGSPGHRVVHKTFTINFPIIQAQWCDFMSTSNSTEEIIHTIAITHKSAVNVYTDKGEDFCAALPFQVSQAWKIKNGLLFERAITSEEVFSPKSSGNLPTMFSLCHPLDEPAPVASRYGVGLTSKVFLMRDHTQCIVFTSTQPSLVMTFDTALGLHSVWMLREAKAEEGHTVTGLIDNSNLTSLHRNQSTTPYASHGSSTFGLLSSGGQSWLSMSSFSPGVSPFRNLASRGGSPMVSSRHQSPALSQMAAMSRSHSPAGSGLATPSPGAHSLARYGLSPYTSSVFNESASGVSEPLAPALCMDHCWTEQPQNFRDGVLGKTKKVFLTSDLCGQDYLCYLIEIHNLLKCVKFGPSNDRTSYIFGTVTSLTARDAVSVKSMNMMVLLDTNNSISLYTGLVKIGKVYICGIPPMMSSQSSSLPRPSTPLDSTETNAHTVGGARGLADEIVMLSPVPQLEHSTKLLDSTSSIDFMFPVNRNIIGLRDANDNRFLLEMAGGSLKQSSLPWMSSSPLVESCLDALKQILPKDISLQALVNWYSTNNAPSSGINISEWKLFMRCLLGMMGYNVAQLTILSDFGGTVSPVLTSKKHRSSTENEDWEYLISSDYHKLMVTKNACFCGMTTVEESTPSTSSGNQPCIDTAALLFLYIPAITFALHSVYEEMKLERLQSEKLSSLATLLFHLVSDLQWDDYIDYYKRDCPNVLHLSQDRRQVHTDHLKIMQWPNYITTEPPSLVGWLMECFHGNPVDPYPLINGIGKKLQMIISIYLVFMWEYGLQKKTKNVRRLSATGHQLRSINLDYEQFCESHAALTPSERVIVYMSERKFTLEDLQRLPFGVALPLQEAISECKKNPPSDWTEAAYVLIGRQDLSKQAKMETEQDFEMGKRKIQDEKSNTKDEFDGMEHLDEEMLRLRFPDDLRVYEVRRLLQSTKPVRIVLTQKPEVTDHEFQEEQEFKLLSISQRTMALPVGRGMFSLHLARPVVTETLPIPKLNLTGKAPPRNNTINFSHIDVIANMEAWPSFHNGVAAGLKIAPGATQVDSTWIAYNKPSENDRSNEHAGFLMGLGLNGHLPNLATLKVHDYLIKGHEMTSLGVLLGLAAARAGTMDLNVTKMLSIHIPALLPPTSTELDVQHVVQVSAVVGIGLVYQKTAHRRFAEVLLDEIGRPPGPEMENSTDRESYSLAAGLALGLIMLGHGSDDVSLSDLNMTDQLYHYMVGGFKRPLTGLNKEKYKSPSYQIKEGDQVNVNVTSPGATLALGMMFFDTNKSAVAQWLAAPETQFLLDFVRPDFLLIRIVSHGLIMWSNILPSIEWVESNLPKIVKKYAFKRNTPNSLDDDVDIQTMSQAECNILAGACLVLGLRFAGSANHQAFLTLQHFVKVFHSKNSAEEIEMAGKSTIENCLNVVLIAWSMVMAGTGDLDVLRFARQLHGRFLDITYGNHMATHMAIGFLFLGGGRFTLKSSGTAIGALLCSVFPRFPVHSNDNRYHLQALRHLYVLAAEPRLILPRDVDSTKASYAPIELVYKDTDWYNGKSLKVMAPCLIPELRYLHQIKILGPRYWPVSIDVEKSPGILKSVLSCNGCLYVKQRAGHLSYEQDPKGYLSLLARSMTEDSSSYHSIDLEVIKSFTSDPKVLEFASRFCKHTGKNQENDEIVAVFSTLLYDCVTREKPDILHCFLDIFEIVNQPLSLANGTYALSQLRLVLAFYKHTFTGLLSKHSENTPTPLLHPQFCSMVTSKVDLVLNSWLKDAPGKLVQYLSQGTWPSAPHYLSHFLIYHGLPPSKNFPKDFLSGGNFKLPKMYVALKELKLSVPTIMLIMQTFQCSR, from the exons aTGATTGCCGCCAGTGATCCGCAAGACTTTGTCCCATTTGGCCGAGGATTCTGCGGACGACATCCTGGCGGCCTAAGCCTCAGTCGTCCAAGTAGCCCAGTGCACGATGCCGATATACCCATTGCTGCGTTCCGAGATGTCCGCATACATGATAAACTGAAG GAAACTTGGCGTTTGAGGAGCTCGAAAACCAGCGACAAATTAGTGAGTGACGAAGAACTGTACATACATGGTTCCACAGTTGTTTGGAGCAAAGGGAGCCCAGGTCATAGGGTCGTACACAAAACATTCACAATCAATTTTCCCATTATACAG GCTCAGTGGTGTGATTTCATGTCAACAAGTAATTCTACAGAAG aaattatcCACACGATAGCCATTACACATAAAAGTGCTGTGAACGTATATACAGACAAAGGGGAAGATTTCTGTGCAGCCTTACCATTCCAA GTTTCACAAGCTTGGAAAATTAAAAACGGTTTACTTTTTGAGAGGGCAATCACTTCCGAGGAAGTATTTAGCCCAAAAAG TTCTGGAAACCTGCCAACAATGTTCAGTCTTTGTCATCCTCTTGATGAGCCAGCACCAGTTGCCAGTCGATATGGAG TTGGCTTAACTAGCAAAGTTTTTTTGATGAGAGATCACACGCAGTGTATTGTCTTCACGAGCACCCAGCCGTCACTTGTGATGACCTTTGACACGGCTCTTGGCCTTCATTCCGTTTGGATGTTGCGTGAGGCTAAAGCAGAG gaaGGACATACAGTTACCGGCTTGATAGACAATTCCAACTTAACAAGCCTCCACCGAAACCAGTCCACAACACCTTATGCTAGCCATGGCTCCAGTACTTTCGGCTTGTTAAGCTCTGGTGGTCAGTCATGGCTAAGCATGTCAAGCTTCAGTCCAGGTGTCTCACCGTTCAGGAACTTGGCCAGTAGAGGTGGTTCTCCGATGGTGTCATCCAGGCACCAAAGCCCGGCTCTGTCACAGATGGCTGCTATGAG CCGATCCCATTCTCCGGCAGGAAGTGGTCTGGCAACGCCTTCTCCTGGTGCGCATTCATTGGCTCGCTATGGCCTGTCGCCTTACACCTCGTCAGTTTTTAACGAGAGCGCATCTGGTGTGTCCGAGCCGTTGGCACCTGCTCTGTGCATGGATCATTGTTGGACAGAACAGCCTCAAAATTTCAG AGATGGAGTTCTTGGTAAAACCAAAAAAGTCTTCCTGACTTCCGACCTTTGCGGACAAGACTACTTGTGCTATCTAATTGAGATCCATAATCTACTAAAATGTGTCAAATTTGGCCCCAGTAATGATAGGACCAGTTATATATTTGGAACAGTGACATCATTGACCGCCAGGGATGCTGTCTCAGTGAAG AGCATGAACATGATGGTGCTTCTGGATACCAACAATAGTATAAGCCTATATACAGGCCTAGTTAAG ATTGGGAAAGTGTATATATGTGGGATACCCCCTATGATGTCATCTCAATCATCAAGCCTTCCTAGGCCAAGTACACCGCTGGATAGCACAGAGACAAACGCTCACACAGTAGGAGGAGCAAGGGGGCTTGCTGATGAG ATTGTTATGTTATCACCTGTTCCACAATTGGAGCATTCCACCAAACTTCTAGACTCCACCAGCAGCATAGATTTCATGTTTCCGGTCAACCGTAACATAATCGGACTAAGAGATGCTAACGATAACCGCTTTTTGTTG GAAATGGCAGGTGGAAGTTTAAAGCAGTCGTCACTGCCTTGGATGAGTTCATCTCCTTTAG TTGAGTCGTGCCTTGATGCCCTAAAGCAAATTCTACCAAAAGATATCTCTCTCCAAGCTCTGGTTAACTGGTATTCTACAAATAACGCTCCGAGTAGTGGAATCAACATTTCCGAGTGGAAACTGTTTATGCGATGCTTGCTAGGCATGATGGGATACAATGTTGCCCAGTTAACCATTTTG TCAGATTTTGGTGGAACAGTATCACCAGTTTTGACTTCAAAAAAGCATAGGAGTTCAACAGAAAATGAG GACTGGGAATACCTGATTTCTTCAGACTATCATAAGCTAATGGTTACCAAGAATGCATGTTTCTGCGGAATGACAACAGTAGAGGAAAGTACGCCCTCAACCAGCAGCGGTAACCAGCCGTGCATAGATACAGCTGCATTGCTGTTTTTGTATATTCCTGCTATAACATTTGCTTTACATTCTGTTTATGAG GAGATGAAGTTAGAACGTTTGCAATCTGAGAAACTCAGCTCCCTGGCAACACTGCTGTTTCACCTAGTTTC TGATCTTCAATGGGATGATTATATAGATTACTACAAGAGGGACTGCCCAAATGTACTACACCTCAGCCAAGATAGGAGACAGGTACATACAG ATCATTTGAAGATTATGCAATGGCCCAACTACATTACAACGGAACCACCAAGCCTTGTGGGATGGCTGATGGAGTGTTTCCATGGTAACCCAGTTGACCCATACCCACTCATCAACGGGATTGGCAAGAAGCTACAAATGATAATCTCT ATATATCTTGTGTTTATGTGGGAGTATGGTCTGCAGAAAAAGACTAAAAATGTACGGAGGTTGTCTGCTACTG GTCATCAGTTACGCTCCATTAACCTTGATTACGAGCAGTTCTGTGAAAGTCATGCTGCCCTCACACCATCAGAGCGAGTCATCGTTTACATGAGTGAGAGGAAGTTTACCCTAGAAGACCTTCAAAGGTTACCATTTGGTGTAGCCTTGCCGCTCCAGGAGGCTATTAGTGAATGCAAGAAAAACCCACCAAGTGACTGGACAGAGGCTGCTTATGTTCTGATTGGTAGACAAGATCTGTCAAAACAGGCGAAGATGGAAACAGAACAAGATTTTGAAATG GGAAAACGAAAGATACAGGATGAAAAGTCCAACACGAAGGACGAATTTGACGGGATGGAGCACCTGGATGAGGAGATGTTACGATTACGATTCCCGGATGATTTAAGGGTTTATGAAGTTCGTCGTCTGCTTCAGTCTACGAAACCTGTTCGAATTGTCTTGACCCAGAAACCAGAGGTCAC TGACCATGAATTCCAAGAGGAGCAAGAGTTTAAGTTGCTTAGCATAAGTCAAAGGACAATGGCTTTGCCAGttggcag AGGAATGTTTTCCCTGCACCTGGCTAGACCAGTAGTTACTGAAACATTACCAATTCCTAAGCTCAACTTAACTGGTAAAGCGCCACCTAGAAACAACACCATCAATTTTTCGCATATTGACGTGATTGCCAACATGGAAGCGTGGCCAAGTTTTCACAATGGAGTCGCAGCAGGTTTGAAGATAGCGCCAGGGGCCACACAg GTTGATTCTACATGGATAGCATATAACAAACCTTCGGAGAATGATAGAAGTAACGAACACGCTGGATTCCTGATGGGTCTTGGGTTAAATGGACATCTGCCCAACTTGGCAACACTCAAGGTTCATGACTACCTAATAAAG gGGCATGAGATGACAAGTCTGGGTGTACTCCTAGGTTTAGCTGCAGCaag AGCTGGAACAATGGACCTAAACGTAACTAAGATGTTGAGTATTCATATCCCAGCTCTTCTGCCTCCCACTTCCACCGAGTTAGACGTTCAGCACGTCGTCCAAGTCAGCGCCGTTGTCGGCATTGGTTTAGTTTATCAAAAAACGGCTCATAGACGATTTGCTGAGGTTCTTTTAGATGAAATCG gCCGACCACCAGGTCCTGAAATGGAGAATAGCACAGATAGAGAGTCCTACTCGTTGGCTGCTGGACTTGCTTTAGGCCTGATTATGCTTGgg CATGGTAGTGATGATGTGTCGCTGTCGGACCTCAACATGACGGATCAACTCTATCACTACATGGTAGGAGGGTTCAAAAGGCCTTTA ACTGGATTGAATAAAGAGAAGTACAAGTCACCTAGTTACCAAATCAAGGAGGGGGACCAAGTCAATGTTAACGTCACATCACCAGGAGCAACCCTCGCTCTTGGCATGATGTTCTTCGACACAAATAAAAG TGCTGTTGCACAGTGGTTAGCAGCCCCTGAAACTCAGTTTTTGTTGGATTTTGTTCGTCCAGATTTCTTGCTTATCCGG ATTGTTAGCCATGGACTTATTATGTGGAGTAACATTCTTCCTTCCATTGAATGGGTCGAAAGTAACTTACCAAAG ATTGTAAAGAAGTATGCTTTTAAGCGAAACACACCAAATAGCTtagatgatgatgttgatataCAGACTATGAG tcaAGCTGAATGCAACATTTTAGCTGGAGCTTGTCTTGTTCTTGGTCTTCGCTTCGCAGGAtcagccaatcaccaggcattCCTTACACTG CAACACTTTGTTAAAGTGTTTCACTCAAAAAACAGTGCCGAAGAAATTGAGATG gcTGGAAAATCCACTATAGAGAATTGCCTGAATGTTGTACTAATTGCGTGGTCCATG GTAATGGCTGGTACGGGAGATTTAGATGTCTTGCGGTTTGCACGACAACTTCACGGCAGATTCCTAGACATTACATACGGCAATCACATGGCAACGCACATGGCAATTGGTTTTCTGTTTCTTGGTGGAGGGCGGTTTACACTTAAGTCGTCGGGAACGGCTATTGGTGCTCTTCTTTGTAGTGTGTTTCCAAGATTTCCAGTTCACAGCAACGATAACCG ATATCATTTACAAGCATTACGACACCTGTATGTGCTGGCAGCAGAGCCTAGGCTAATACTACCTAGAGATGTTGACAGTACTAAAGCCTCCTATGCACCTATAGAGTTGGTATACAAG gataCTGATTGGTACAATGGGAAATCATTGAAAGTGATGGCTCCGTGTTTGATACCTGAATTACGATATCTGCATCAG ATCAAGATTCTAGGTCCACGATATTGGCCTGTTAGCATAGACGTAGAGAAGAGTCCAGGAATTTTGAAGTCAGTTTTGTCGTGCAATGGATGCTTATATGTGAAACAGAGAGCTGGTCATTTGTCGTATGAACAGGATCCAAAG GGTTATTTAAGCTTATTAGCGAGGTCAATGACAGAGGACAGCAGCAGTTACCATAGCATTGACCTAGAGGTCATCAAATCTTTCACCTCTGACCCTAAAGTACTGGAGTTTGCATCACGATTTTGCAAGCATACTGGAAAAAACCAAGAA AATGATGAAATAGTGGCGGTATTTTCTACATTACTGTATGATTGCGTAACGAGGGAGAAACCTGATATTCTACACTGTTTTCTAGATATTTTTGAG attgtCAATCAGCCATTGTCCCTTGCAAATGGGACATACGCCCTCTCACAGCTGCGTTTAGTGTTAGCCTTCT